The following is a genomic window from Pseudopipra pipra isolate bDixPip1 chromosome 2, bDixPip1.hap1, whole genome shotgun sequence.
GATGGTCCCACATGCTGGCTGTCATGGCTAAACAGCCATCCTGTGCACCCTGGCCCCCCGTGTTCATTCCGCTTACAAGCACTGATTCACAGGGGGTTATATAGACTCAGAGAAATTCTACCAGCAAAGGCTTACTTGACCAAGAAATTAAGATAGAACCGCTCAATAAAGTAGTCCCAATCCCTgactggttttcctttttctttgcctccTTAAGATGGGGAGATAGACCTGTTTTTGAAGTCCCCACAGGGTCTACATCCATTGCAAGATGATCTTGCCAAGAACACCACCTTCAACCATTCCTCTCCCTCAGGGAGGTTTTAACTGCACAGGCTCTGTCTGAGCAGATGGACCATAGCTAGAACATAGTCTGAAGTTTTATGTGGTCTCTCACTCACAAGTCACACTATTAACTTCAGGGTGCCTTTATGCTGGTGCAAGATGACCAGGCATCAAACTCAGTCTGAGCTCAAGCATCTCATTAGAAATGCCACCAATTCTGGCTGTACAAGGGGACTAGGAAAGGCCCTCCCCAGCATTAGCCAAGCAAAATCACTGCAGAGGCTGACAGGCAGATGTTGAACGGTTTGACCAAGCGCTGTGTCCAACTCATCTGCTCTGCAGGGGGCCTCTCACTGTGGGGACAACCTTCTCTTTTGCTGTGTGCCTTGAATACAGGATTCTCTATAAACAAGCTGGGCATGAGGTACGATCTCTGATGGGAGCTGAAAAGACATCTACTAATATCCTCAATGACCTCATAAGTATGCAGGAACTTCATGGTCACATACAGCACTTACAAAGCTCACTATTCCTAGATGAGTACATGATGGATTCAAAACCGCCAGACAGAACCATGAAACTTATAGCAGGATCTACACCCAGCAGATAGACACAGTCTGACATGGAAACAAAAACAGTACTGATTAATTCAATCCAATTTTGTGTAACACTGAAGATTCCCTTTTTCAGGAAACTCCCGAAGTTCTCAGGGAATGCAGTTGCAgtggatgttttatttttaaggtgtTATTTTGGAATTACTTCACTGTTTTGATATGCTGTTTATCCAAATGGTGAAGATGCAGTGTCTTACAAGAATCTCAGTcttgctggagcaagtccagatgCCTGTTTTATTTCAACAAGTTTTCACTATTATGAAATTAAAGAGGCACTGTTAGTTTAAATATCACTTGTTAGAAATGTTTTCAGTAATATGAATAGTAGGAATTCCCAAGATCTGTATAGTTTAGAgcatatatatgatatatatatagCTGCAAATTTTGAACCAAGATGAATTCAAAATattaatctttttcttccttctatgCACCTCATAGTTTGATCAAAACTTTCTACACAATATACTCAATTTATTTAGAGAGTGCCATGCCATGTCTGACAGATAATCCCATTAAGCCTTTAAATAGAGAATTCAGAGCGGGGAGGGAGGTGATAGtagtgggatgggggaagatAAGGGGGAAACAACCACCACAAAACTATTACTAAACATATTGTATATTCAGTTCAGTGTTACCTCTTGTGTTTCCCATACAGTAGTAGATTAGTTTTCCAATAGTTTTAGAAACTTTCTGTAAAGCTTGAGTTGTCTCAAGCAAAGCCCTTTATTTGCAGTTAAGTCTGCAGGTGGAACTGTGCAGTAGAAAACCTCCTGTTTGAGAGAATTGCAACTAAGTGCTCAAGTATCCCTATTTACCTAGGAAGATGATGGATACACTGAGAGGGGTTTGTTTCATGTAACTGTAGACATCAAAAAGTTAGATTTAACCTTTCCTAAAAgacagcagaaggaaatgagTGCTTTTAAGGAACGATTCTCTGGCCTAGCTTATATCCCATTTTAGGATGTAATAAGTCACCCTCTGAGAAAGCCCCTAAAGACCTGCAAAAGGAACCTAGAGTGGTCATGACTGGCTTTTACTTGTCTTTATTTGTGCAGAGGAATCGTCTCCTAGGCTAGAGTCCTCCATGCTGCTCCATTGTGTCACACTTGCTGATGACAAAATTTTTGCcaacacaggaaggacattgtaTATATTTAGCTGTCAGTTTTCCCACTTGGCAATCTTTTTCATAAACCAAACAACTCAGATCCTCAGTCCTCGCATGCTTCCTTTAAGAGCTTGACAGTAAAAGCCTCTTGCTTCTGGGAACTAGGAATAAGTGCCACACCCACCACCCTTGCGATCACAGTCTGGGAGAACCTGAGAAAGAGAGTTCCTTCTTTCTGAGTGGTATCATCTTATAATGGAGCACATCTGAGGCAAATGTCTGCCCTTCCCCTTCCAGTCAGCACAGCATTTAGTCATGGGAGAGTCACAACTGCAACTATCATCATAACACTGCATTGAGGTTGGACATGCTCTCACACTTTTTGCACAGATTTGGGAACCACAGCAGCAGAGCCTCCCTGAAGTCCTGAACTGAAGTAGGGGCAGGGATGATGATAGGACTTGCTTCTCCAAAGTGCCGGTCTGCATCATCCTTGCCTtcaaaaaaaaacttttttcaaaGGGATAGAGTGTTCTCACCTTTAACTTCTTTCTCTTGCAGTTCAAAAGCACTTCGAGAAACAGCACTGATAAGCAGGGGTCTGTGTCGCAGGGCAAGTAGAGGGAGCCAGCTGGAGAACTGTCATTGCAGTGGGGAACTCCAAGGACTTTTCTGCTGCATTGCATCAGCAGTGAGCAATGGGGGGACTCATTTGAGCCAACTGTGGGTTGTCATTCTTCCTTCCAGACGCAGTGGCCTCTGAAATCGCTCCATTGTCTGCAGCGGAATCTGGCACAGGCCCATAATGCCAGGTTACTTCACTTCCCTGCAGAATAAAAGATTTCTTCAACCATGAGAAATTATCTCCTGACAGTGCCATTCATTAAGGCTCCCACCTGTAGACTGTTTCATTTTCAGCTTACTCACAAGGTGCTGAAAAGTCAGCCTGTGTGTTATCACTTGACAATATAGTACAGCTAATACCTCTTCACCCTTACTTACATTGCCACTTACTGCTCTTTGCCTCAACAATGGCTCACAGTAACATTCAGATCTTGGACttcactttcttttaaaaaaatcttgtgcAGCGCAATTTCACCAGAGCTCTTGTTTCTTAATAATTATAcatacagggggaaaaaaaaaaaaatctatatttggtattttttccctcttttcaaTTAGAAAGTTAAAACAGCAGATTTTGTCTGTAGCTGCCGGATAGAACTGGGCAGTGGTTCATTTTCTCTTAAGGCAGACATGAAGACAGGCCAGATGAACTGTCTTTTCTGAGCTTATGGTTTAATGTATGccctaaaaataataaaacccagAAGTTTTTATGGCAACCAAATGTCTCATAACTAAATTTCAAACTGAACAATCTTCTCCACTCCTTttgttgtgaaaaaaaattttgccCAAtactttgtttaatttttcattctcaGGAGGGGTACTGTAGACACCAAGCCTTATGGTTCCTATTCATCCATTTGTGTTGTACATAGAGACacacttcatagaatcacataatcatagaatggcttgggttgaaTGGGACCTCAAAGACcttccagttccaacccccctgccatgggcaaggacaccttccactggaccaggctgaacaaagcccagtccaacctggccttgaagaGTTATAATCTGTGTAACAGGAATACAGGTGCTGTACAAACATAACACAAAAAGATTGTCCTTTCCCCTAATGAGAAATACAGAGACAGCAGTACCATACTAAACACAGGTCCCTTCCTGTTCTGGACTCTGTGTCTACTGACCTCCCAGCTAGATGCACAGGCACTGCTCAGAAACTTTGCCCTGTACACACACATCTGTTGTTTTGTATGTATGGAGGGGTTAGCCCATGCTGCTTAGGGGGTGAAAATGTTGAGGGGTTTGGTTAGAGTGGGACTCAGGGGTGCAGCAGTGGTCCGGGGGGGGGGTTTACTTTCCATGGGCATGCAGCCTCTTGTGTCACAACTACCGTATGTGCTCTAGGGacctctccctcacactgcAGTTCTTCTCTAGTCATTCACAGTTGAGAAAGACTCGTCCGAGTAGTTATGATTTTGGTAGCACATGCTTTTTCCACTCATTTGGTAAAATTTGCAGAGCCAGACAGGAGCTGGTGCTAGGCCCAAGTAAATgcaaattagaaaaataatgtcTGAGAATGTAAGATCTTGTCATATTTCAGCTCCTCACAGAGGGTTGATGGGTGAGGCAGAGGTTTTGCCATGCTTCAGGCCCTTCTCATCCTTTGtaagggcagcagcagggtgcAGAGGTCAGCAGAAGGCTGCAAATAAATTGAGTCCTGTGAAATTTATATTTCCTTTCTGGGGTAATGGTGATCAGCTGGGAATTTTGGCAAAACtttttgtggatttttcttGTAGAGTTAGAACATTGCAGGATTTTTGCCTTCTTGGCTCTGGTTTCCTCTTTTCTTGCCAGATGTCATTATAAGAATTCAAGAAGGATGAGTAATTAAAACCCGTGCAAAGAATGTGTTTGACAATTAAACTCAAATATCTGCCGGATAGGGCAACGTGGGTGACTGACCGCAGAGCTCTCAGAGCTGATGTCCTGTGATGGCAGTAGGGACCCAGGGGGCTCGCACCACTCCTGGGGACCCTCCGAGAAAGGGCCTGGGGACCTGGACACTGGGGACAAAGAGCCTGGCGCCGTCGGGGCCGCAGAGGTACCACGGCCGCACCCCGAAACCTCCCACCCTGAACCGGGGTGAGGGTACGGCAGCCCCTGAGCAACCCGCAGTGCCAGGGCACGGCGAACGAAAAcaaggatgaagaaaaaaagaatacgGTTTACTTCGGGGAATACACGAAAACAGCAGTATAATAACAGACAGGGCGGTGACGCCCCACAGGGTGCCCCGGGGCGGCGGCCCGCGGGGGAAGCTGCGCGGAGGGACGGGCCCGGGGCCGGCCCAACCGGGgaggggcggcgcggcggggccccCGCGGCCGCGGGCGGGcaggggcggcggcggcaccgccgGGAGCGCTGCGGAGCGAGGCGAACACGGAGCGAGGCGAACACGGAACGGCGGGACCCCGCGGCAGGATCCACCTGCGGGAGGCgccgctccgccccgccccgccccgctcggAGCGCGCCGCCGAGGGCCGGCGCCCggcgggagggaggggaggcggccccgggccccgcggaggcggcgggaggGATGGGACCGGCACCGGCCCCGCCACCTGCCTGAGCCGCTCCCGGAGAcgccgccgccgcggggagCTGGTAGGTAGCGGGTCCCCACGGCCGGGAGGGCGCCGCGGGGTGCGGGTCGCCCCGGGGGACAAAGGGGCGGCGGGGAGGATGGCGAGCGCTGCTCTcgccccgccgtgccccggcCGGCCCCTCACCTgccggcgggcgcggggccgggggcacCCGGCGGTGCGGGGACCGGGCGGCGGGAGCTGCTGTCCCGGCCGGGGCGAGCCCTCTCTCCCCGCGGGGCTTAATGTTTAACCCCGCTCGCATCCACCGGAGCGCACCCGGCGCCACCTCCCCGGCGGCTGCGGCCACAAAAGGGAGACCGCGGCTCTCCCCGCCGGTCCCCGCCGCGGGTCCGCCGGCGCCGCTGCCGGGGACCAACTCTCCCGGCGAGTGAGGGAACAGCTGGTAAAAAATTCGCCTTTGCTGCGTTTCACGCTTCGGAGGCGTCAGGAGTAGCGAGTGCCCTGTTGCGATCCTCTACTTCGCTTCGTCGCGCCATGACTGAGAACATTAgtgttttggggtggttttttttaaaagaaatacatgaCACGAGCTCTTTAGTGAAGCGGTTGCTGGAGCTTGGGGCAGTTGTTCGCCTCCTGACCCGAGCGGGGTCCGGGGGGTCGGTGAGATCCCGCCAGGACCCCGTTTGCGCGGTTGCCCCGTCACTCAGGTGGTTTGATAGTCCTGGGGATGCAGGTCTTTCCTGCAGCTTATCCCGTTATTCCAGGTGACCGCCACTGTCCGCCTGTAACGCAGTTCGCTCTTGTACCATGAAACCGAAGCTGCTTGACAtgcagggaaagagagagaagaaagaaaggagggtGAAAGGAGGCAGTCAGATTATTCTGTAGGAATTGGACTGAGAAACACGTACTGTTCTCCCTTTCCACTGTGTCCATATCACTGACACACGTGTCAAAACACCTGCTGTGCCCGGTGTATATGTTAATAGACACACCCTTGGCCTTTCAGTATCGAAGTCTGTTTCACGTTTTCCTAGACATCTGTTCCTACAGCCCTCAGTCAAGCAGGTAGAGCAGTATAACTCTCACACCACCCTCAGCATTGCAGGCAGGTTAATAGAGATGTTAGAAGGCAGTAAGGCTTCTGTAATTGTTAAAGCACGACTCAattatttttgctgtgttttaacAAGTTCTGTGaccaagaaaagcagaagaggtaTTTTGGCACAGCACTGACAGTGATTTAGTTCTCCTGTATAATTTGGTTTGAGGCAGGTTTTTCTGTCTCGCTGCcttggtttcctttcttcatttttttgctATGTTAATCATTCTGGCTTCTAGCACAGTGGAAAAACTTTCTTCATTTCAAAATGTAATGGAGACTGTTTGGTTCACAGGCTTTCATACTGGATGATTCAAGATTTATTGTTATTTAACCATCTGTTACAAGAACCACCCCTGAAGTAGTGAACTCTTGCAGAAAAATTACTTGCTTATTAGAAAATGATTCATGTCCATCCTGAACAAGGCAGTTTTCTTTCACCAACATCCATCGCAGGGCATGAGTGCCCAGAGCAAGCAGGAAAATGTGTCTGTAAAGTATTTTAGTGGCATGGGGAGCCCTGGGGTAGCTGTCACTGTTTCCATTCTCTAAACAATTTTAATGCCATTAGCGAGTGTGATTATGTACAAACCGCTTCTAGGGGGTTCCTAGGCTGGATGTCAGAGCAGGGCTTTGTACTGAGTCAAAGGGTGGATTGAGTTTATGACACAGTTTAAATAGAAACAGAAGAGCAGTACTACAGTAGGGCAGCACATCGTAACTCATTCAGTATTGCTCTGTGATAGCCGTGCAGCGAAGTACTCACTTCATACCAGTTTGTTTGATTTGAGAACACCTTTTAGGGTCACCCACAAGTAAGTAGCTGAACATAGAGAGTTTTAACCCTAGCTTTCTTTgcagctttttggttttgttttaaacgaaaaggaaaagagaaagtaaaaggaaagaagagccTTACTGAAAGGTCACTCTTTACGTATAGACTGCTTTTTCaattccttcatttttctgctttactgtttttaaaataggaagAATCTACACAGAAAGAGGTGCTTTGTACTAATTCGCATTTTGTTGTAAATAAGAcatatttattctatttattgCTGTCCAGAGCTGATTTAGTACTAGTTATGTCTCCAGATGAGATATAATTCTGAAAGTTTTGATAAATGCCTTGGTTTGTGAGGACTGTTTAGCTTCTGTATTCAGGTGTAAACCCGCAACTCTATTTTATTGTTagattttaataacattttaaataaaagttctGTAACTGATGTAAAGGCTTTTTTATCCCATATAGCTGCAATGTGATTATAGCACAGAAGCAGCAGGGGAGAGGTGTGGGAAGGTTTGCTCAGAGACATAAAGTGGAGTAAGTACTGCTTTACACACCGCAGCACGGACACAAATACCATCTTCTGAAGCCTTTTTGGGGGACCAACTCGAGTCCCATCTCCTGTCGTGTTCTCTTCATAGGGCGGCTGCCCTCTGCTGTCTAAATCTGCCTTTCCAGTGCTGGCATTGCTGTGGTAGTGGTAGTAGGGAGATGAGGGAGGGCAGGTTGCAGGGAGAGGTGGTGTCTCTTCTTGGCCCAGATGATAATCCTGGAGGAAGCAGAGAAGCTTTTGGGCACACAGTCTCTTTATGAGGTCGCTATGCTGACAGGCACGAGGGAATCTTACTGCTTGTGCAATTAACAACTGACAAGATGCTTCTAACTTTCCCTTGCCAGCTGAATAAACCAGCCAAAGGCCAGCACTGACTCAATTAGCATGAATGAGGTTTAGACCCAAGAAATGGCTTAAGTGGTGCAATTTAGAGAGATTCTATCTATCGGGAAAACTTCAGATGTAAATTGTGGGAATAACTTTCATATGAAGCAGGCGAGAGCAAACTGCTTAGAAATATGTGCTCTTAATGACCGGATCATGTACCTGATGCACAGCACAGCTGTAGTTCAGCTTGTTCTCAGCTTCTAACTGTGAAACCAGTAAACATTGCTGCATACACCCCTTACTGACACAAGTAGAACAGTTAACAGTTGACTTATGCCAGTGTATATTGTTGTGGGGATGAAGTGGTATCGTTTGTCCCTGTTACCTTCTTTTTCTATGTTTTCCTAGTCACTGCTATGCAAGTGTATTTGATAACAGAGCAGGTGTTCTGTGTGCCATTCTTATACCGATGTCAAACTCTCTCATTTCATAACTTGCAAAATGCAGCCACATCTAATATTAATCTTTGCTGTGGAAGGAGTCAGAGGAGCTGGTGGTTTTCCTTAAATACCAAGTATTTTCCAATTTTGGGACATCCAAAATTACTCAATTCTGGTTCATGTTTAAAATGGCTTATATTTTCCAGCATGACTCACTTGTTAGGTATAATGCAACACATTCTATAAAGCTTAAcctagaaaaaaatatgtttctttaaaattgtCCTTTTTGTTAATGAAAAAGTTGCCAACAGAATGTGTGATCACTTCTGGAAGAGTCAGTACGTGCCTCTGTGGGTATCGGTAACATCAGCTCTGTTCATCTGCATCTATTTCttggaatgaaaatattttagtatcCTGCATGAGTCAATTTATATTTTGGACATTGTGTGCTTTAATGGTAGCCTCTATTCCCAAAGAGGATGCTACCAAAACTCTAAGATTCTAGGCCCACTATTTGAGTTGGACACCTTTGGACTTCAGCAGTCTGTAGCTTCTAAAGGTTTTTTTTGATTCAGCTTGGGAGTGGAGCATTCCTACAAAAAGCATTGGagagaaggatttttcttttttattcttagaTAGCTGTGGTTATTTCCTGCATGATTTGCTTTGGTTTACTCATTTGAGGCATTTCAGGAATGATCCTGCAGTTGTGATCAGTGTAACCTCAGCAGGGTTTGAAATATGTGTAAGCTCAACATAATTGTGAAGTTTTGTTTGAATAATCTTTGTGTGAGGGAGATCCTGCCTGCCTTCTTGCCCAGGGCACAATGCCTCCTGCAGCGATTCAGCTGTATGGctaattttcaaataaactaACGTTACACATTTTCTTGACACAGTACTGGTGCACGCTGTTCTCTGCAGTCTGAGTCGCTCTGCCTGTGGTTCATAAACACATTCACAGTCCCATTTGCCTCCCTGTGCTCAGAGGGGGTTGGTTTGCATTTCTAATTAATTGAGTTTATAAAGCAATAAGCCAGTATGTTAACTGAAAATTCCCTCAGGAATTGTAATCTTCCTTCATTAGCTGCCCCTGTGTAATTGAATCACCCTTTCTCATGTAAGCCTAGGGGAGAGTGAATGCTATGTGGAGCAGAAACGTTCCTCTAGTGTGAGTTGCAAGGGGAAGCGAGTGTCCCATGTGGTCATGTTCTGCAATCCAGCCCCTGTCAGGTCACCTTCTTCGTCCACCCACGTGTCCCTACCTTGATGTCTCTGACTAATACAGCAAATGGTGTGAAGAGATTTTAGGACCTCTTTCAGCAGAGTCAGAGAGTAAGGGGGAGCTTTCAGTGAATGCGCTAATCTAGCTGAAGGCAGACTCAGTTACTTTTTGCAGGAGCTCTGGTTTCTGAGTGCAGGGATTTGCATGGAGTCTGAATTTTCTTTACACCGTGTGAAGACAAATACTGTAACTTCCCTCCGATGTCAGCTGAGAGTTGGTGGCTCAGAGGGTTAAATGCCCTGTCTTTCAGTGTTAACCTGGAACACTTGTTTCAAGGTACAGGTTAAGGCATTAGTTTAACATTGAGAAATCTGAGCTACTTAATGTAAGTTAACTCCATTCAAATC
Proteins encoded in this region:
- the LOC135409450 gene encoding basic proline-rich protein-like, with the translated sequence MRAGLNIKPRGERGLAPAGTAAPAARSPHRRVPPAPRPPAGEGPAGARRGESSARHPPRRPFVPRGDPHPAAPSRPWGPATYQLPAAAASPGAAQAGGGAGAGPIPPAASAGPGAASPPSRRAPALGGALRAGRGGAERRLPQVDPAAGSRRSVFASLRVRLAPQRSRRCRRRPCPPAAAGAPPRRPSPVGPAPGPSLRAASPAGRRPGAPCGASPPCLLLYCCFRVFPEVNRILFFFILVFVRRALALRVAQGLPYPHPGSGWEVSGCGRGTSAAPTAPGSLSPVSRSPGPFSEGPQEWCEPPGSLLPSQDISSESSAVSHPRCPIRQIFEFNCQTHSLHGF